A genome region from Prionailurus viverrinus isolate Anna chromosome A3, UM_Priviv_1.0, whole genome shotgun sequence includes the following:
- the LOC125162393 gene encoding anther-specific proline-rich protein APG-like gives MWPARCPTAARPGGWGRAARASHQPRLAAARAPLSRSGFPASRPCPGPPNQPFQQPGPARRPRFRSSPLLSPPRGAALSPSVFPRCAPSQPAAGPLESPESEFETEVGTCCVTFGQSPKAKNSPCSKMCAPHSSQTLQPQTA, from the exons ATGTGGCCTGCTCGCTGCCCGACCGCAGCGCGCCCGGGAGGTTGGGGCCGGGCGGCGCGGGCCAGTCACCAGCCGCGTCTGGCAGCTGCCCGGGCCCCGCTGTCCCGCTCAGGATTCCCGGCCAGCCGCCCCTGTCCCGGGCCACCAAACCAGCCGTTCCAACAGCCCGGGCCTGCGCGACGCCCCCGGTTCcgttcctctcctctcctctccccgccccgcgGGGccgctctctccccttctgtgtTTCCCCGCTGCGCCCCCTCCCAGCCCGCCGCCGGCCCTCTGGAGTCCCCAGAATCTGAGTTTGAAACTGAAGTTGGCACTTGCTGCGTCACCTTCGG CCAGAGTCCCAAGGCCAAGAACAGCCCTTGCAGCAAGATGTGCGCCCCTCATTCCTCACAAACGCTACAGCCACAGACCGCATAA